The Callithrix jacchus isolate 240 chromosome X, calJac240_pri, whole genome shotgun sequence genome contains a region encoding:
- the LOC144581008 gene encoding uncharacterized protein LOC144581008, with protein MDSLTEQRLTSPNLPAPHLEHYSVLHCTMTLDVQTVVVFAVIVVLLLVNVILMFFLGTR; from the coding sequence ATGGACAGTCTGACAGAACAGAGACTGACATCTCCCAATCTGCCGGCCCCCCACCTGGAACACTACAGTGTTCTGCATTGCACCATGACCCTGGATGTGCAAACTGTAGTCGTTTTTGCCGTGATTGTAGTCCTCCTGCTTGTCAATGTCATACTCATGTTTTTCCTGGGAACGCGCTGA